The nucleotide sequence GACTACGATCAGTGGCAGAAAAGTGGGGTCTCACATCAAGGCGCGTTGTCCTTCTACTATCCGGAAACGGCGAAGAAGTGTGTCGATTGTCACATGCCCCTCGTTGACTCTACAGATGCAGGGAATATCAACGGCAAGGTGCATAACCACCGATTCCCCGCCGCAAACACAGCACTGCCTTTTGTGAATCAACACCCAGAGCAACTCAAAATCGTAACAGATTTTTTGCAGGATGACGTAGTAACGTTAGATCTATTCGCAGACGGCACACCGATCCCACGTGATGGCATCGAAGTCGTCCGAGGTGAGAACACAAGGGTTGATGTCGTCGTCCGCACACGCGGTGTCGGGCACCGCTTTCCGGCTGGCACGATCGACGCATTCGACATCTGGCTGGAAGTGAAAGCTACCGATGAAAACGGCAAGATTGTCTTCTGGAACGGTAGAATCGCCGCTCCCGACGGAAACGGACCGGTTGATCCAAGCGCGCACTTTTATCGCGCCTATATGCTGGATGCACACGGAAACCTGATTAATAAACGAAACGCTTGGGCAACCCGAACCGTCCTCTATTCAAACACAATCCCGCCGGGTGCCGCCGATACTGCACGTTACCGACTCGAAATCCCACCCGATTGTGGGAATCTCCTCACAGTGGAAGCAAAACTCAACTATCGCAAGTTCAATTGGTGGCACACACAGTGGGCTTATGCTGGCGTGCGCGATCCAGAAGACACAGATTTTCAGGTAGATAAAGGCTATGACGACGGCAAGTGGGTCTGGACGGGTGATACCTCGGAGGTCGCAGGAAAAATTAAGGAGATCCCAAATCTACCCATTGTCGTAATGGCATCTGTTGAAGCAACCTTAAAAGTAGCAGGCACAGTCCCTGTGCCGTCAGCTGAAGTAGGAGATACAAGCCCTATGTCATCCCAACCTGAAAATGCCCGCGAACGATGGAACGACTACGGCATCGGGTTACTCCTACAAGGCGATCTGAAAGCCGCAGAAACCGCATTTTTCAAAGTAACCGAGATAGAGCCAGCATACCTCGATGGATGGGTAAACGTGGCAAGAGTTAGAATCCGAGAAGGAGATATGAAAGGTGCCGAAGCGATGCTTGAAAAGGCGTTTGAAATCCAGCAGACATTGCCACCCGAAAACCCACACCGTGCGAAGGTCCACTACTTTTATGCACTCATTCAGGAAACTTACGGCAATTACGACACAGCGATTGAGCATCTCCAGCTCGCCGCTGCACAGTTCCCGCGCGATACTCGTGTCCGAAATAAACTCGGACGTATGCACTTTCTGAAACGCAACTACGAAACCGCGCTATCTGAATTCCAAAAGACGCTCACCGTCGATCCAGAAGATCTGGACGCACATTACAATATGATGCGGTGTTACCGCGCCCTCAAGAACCCTTCGCTCGCCGCCAAATCGCAAAAACTCTAC is from Candidatus Poribacteria bacterium and encodes:
- a CDS encoding tetratricopeptide repeat protein, with translation MRKFSLITFLILLINSAYLFSFGEPTLFYILNVLFHVGLGAVLIIPFSIYTYQYLRRSSQAHIQKKQISTLGQAGSIGIIVGIISGGYLMIVGATTPYRWLLITHIVSVSAGSILLCIHLLRDKELLTPLLKKISIGVLTVVVLFPIGAKLTQHYLPNETYLVENPALPPTSMYEEGGGTTGHFFPASVETETGALIPTDFFLTSETCATKGCHPDIYRQWNESAHHFSSFNNQWYRKSIIYMQEVNGIQPSKWCGGCHDPAILLNGVMDRPIRENLHTPAAQAGLACTACHSIEKVKDTMGNSGYVIKYPPLHDIAASDNPIIRNLHNYLIRLDPEPHKKSFLKPFHRENTAEFCSTCHKVHLDEPVNNFRWIRGFNDYDQWQKSGVSHQGALSFYYPETAKKCVDCHMPLVDSTDAGNINGKVHNHRFPAANTALPFVNQHPEQLKIVTDFLQDDVVTLDLFADGTPIPRDGIEVVRGENTRVDVVVRTRGVGHRFPAGTIDAFDIWLEVKATDENGKIVFWNGRIAAPDGNGPVDPSAHFYRAYMLDAHGNLINKRNAWATRTVLYSNTIPPGAADTARYRLEIPPDCGNLLTVEAKLNYRKFNWWHTQWAYAGVRDPEDTDFQVDKGYDDGKWVWTGDTSEVAGKIKEIPNLPIVVMASVEATLKVAGTVPVPSAEVGDTSPMSSQPENARERWNDYGIGLLLQGDLKAAETAFFKVTEIEPAYLDGWVNVARVRIREGDMKGAEAMLEKAFEIQQTLPPENPHRAKVHYFYALIQETYGNYDTAIEHLQLAAAQFPRDTRVRNKLGRMHFLKRNYETALSEFQKTLTVDPEDLDAHYNMMRCYRALKNPSLAAKSQKLY